A DNA window from Archocentrus centrarchus isolate MPI-CPG fArcCen1 chromosome 15, fArcCen1, whole genome shotgun sequence contains the following coding sequences:
- the washc2c gene encoding WASH complex subunit 2 isoform X2: MSGLPEGMANGPSRSEHLEKDAQIWERPWTIEEMRQSSDNWSLAADSGLFLFLQDFSQRMLSKTHEIEKQLDSLIRDTKTTDSCLHSVFNDFLMLSNTQFIENRVYDEEVEETGPKTDASEKQPEQEKTREQKEAELIPKMQEAVNYGLKVLESAFEQLDIKAGNSDSEDEEVSDRAEAILEPKDLYVDRPLPYLIGSQAFMEHEDVGLGDLSSDEMSVDSDRDSVIESEDGKEEVHSDDDFNQEEEVHNNIKKKSSMVSYEEDEEEDEDSDIFGESDKEDDEDTQNTGPSSFADELAARIKGEPFNKPEGDRASLASKKNSKGRKKPKPAKPQAAEEDSDDMFKPPKMDDYDDDDDDDEFSPFGGKSGLFSGGKGLFDDDDEGDLFSEAPKPAVPQEKKAVSESAKSTEQNTESTKYIKKIPAGAVSIFPENSLFGSRNESESEESKQNGTPTLKTNAASKQVPAKAIGGGGGLFDDEEDDDDFFSGKNLKKSDSEKSKPKKAVDLFDDDNDDGDIFSGKFSAAPPAQSTKEAVAEKEKQPEKKMPAGAISMFGPGTKSLLSEGLKKRQPSTSEESEKSEENGLAPDVGNAAIKQPQKPQARSLFSDDDEDTQVFSTNIKSQSKPEAKGQGKPAKAPLSLFDDEEEEDLFASAVKSKPKPPQAKASTPQPSKPVSSSLFSDDEDQWISSKSSATKPETKTGGMKSSVSAPSSLPSAKPAPKSSLFDDDDDLFAPTKEPSTKKPQRVALLFEDEGDDDEGKGSLFGIKPAVNRNAAAPAKTPDVTTQSTTAAKDSPSEQEKPATKTPEPVPSSSSSSSSSSSPESSESKKKPAGAVSLFGGINVLPNKPTKSPLDEDDQDDIFLSKDSPPPDIKTEEKKEEKVKTKTVSLFDDDEQEDEPDWSDPIFTPSKPITRNTTKPTDERPHTKSTGVFQDEELLFSHTQQKDNDPDVDLFATSTKTTSSKLSSVKPAAQSLFADDDEDDLFSSTKPKAPPPKVAEKPSKPIDKAPLASPDPVTETEASLMINPAALLPGAIPSIPGDASLFPGMAPSSSSGVSSSSLSPSPATTPAAAAGTGREGVSFETPVQVTTLQSAHKSRAKGSALRRPQSRAARQQAAQRSMEDKEETLSGDGFGPNPILSGLSSPTLDKSNHSLVNPTLTSLAAPTALPSSSTSQPLPSQSSPRPSELKLPVSSKAEKASEKDSSSNKLLLSPNEDDLFGSDSLFGGSSITNAPSTRQPTKTAHPQASSGMGLKKDKDKSTLPSIFDDNTDDLFQKVKPRSTTKKAKVASFLGEDDDDDDDDDIFGLSNSSTPSSTSSKEIKNNSSFSKQDIFQDEVAAVPKINKKHKEKAIDASLFDDNIDIFADLTDTLKTKQKSKAKGETKSIFDDDMDDIFSTSTIKPVAKAPPKSKKTTPSPENSSTATDSSNIFDDPLNALGGN; encoded by the exons ATGAGTGGGTTGCCAGAGGGAATGGCAAATGGCCCGAGCAGGAGTGAACACTTAGAGAAAGATGCTCAGATTTGGGAGAGACCCTGGACTATTGAAGAGATGCGTCAAAGCAGCGACAACTGGTCCTTGGCAGCTGACTCAGGG ctcttcctcttccttcaaGACTTCTCACAGAGAATGCTGTCAAAGACACATGAGATTGAAAAGCAACTGGACAGTCTGATTCGTGACACCAAGACCACAGACAGCTGCTTGCACTCTGTCTTTAATGACTTTCTGATGCTATCCAATACACAGTTTATAGAAAAT AGAGTGTATGATGAAGAAGTAGAAGAGACTGGTCCCAAGACTGATGCTTCAGAAAAGCAGCCTGAGCAG GAGAAAACCCGAGAGCAGAAAGAAGCAGAGTTGATACCTAAGATGCAGGAAGCTGTGAATTATGGTCTTAAAGTGCTGGAGTCAGCCTTTGAGCAATTGGATATTAAAGCAGGAAACTCTGACTCGGAAGATGAGGAGGTATCAGACAGAGCGGAGGCCATCCTAGAACCCAAG GATCTTTATGTAGACAGGCCACTTCCGTATCTGATTGGTTCCCAGGCCTTCATGGAACATGAAGATGTTGGACTTGGTGACCTGTCAAGTGATG AAATGTCAGTTGACAGTGACAGGGACAGTGTGATTGAGAGTGAAGATGGCAAAGAAGAAGTT CATTCAGATGATGATTTTAATCAGGAGGAGGAAGTTCACAATAACATTAAGAAG AAATCCTCCATGGTGAGTTATGAGGAAGacgaagaggaagatgaagattCCGATATATTTGGAGAGTCAGACAAGGAGGATGACGAAGACACACAA AATACGGGCCCGTCATCGTTTGCTGATGAGCTAGCTGCCCGAATCAAAGGTGAACCGTTTAACAAACCCGAAGGAGATCGTGCGT CATTGGCATCTAAGAAGAACAGTAAAGGCAGAAAAAAGCCAAAGCCTGCAAAGCCACAGG CTGCTGAGGAAGACAGTGATGACATGTTTAAGCCGCCGAAGATGGATGACTACGATGAcgacgacgatgatgatgagTTCTCACCTTTCGGAGGGAAAAGTGGCCTCTTCAGTGGAGGAAAAGGCTtgtttgatgatgatgacgag GGGGATCTTTTCTCTGAGGCACCAAAACCTGCTGTGCCTCAAGAGAAAAAAGCAGTGAGCGAAAGCGCGAAAAGCACAGAACAAAATACAG AATCTACCAAATATATAAAGAAGATTCCAGCAGGGGCTGTGTCAATATTCCCAG AAAACAGCCTGTTTGGTTCAAGGAATGAATCTGAGTCAGAGGAGAGCAAACAGAACGGGACTCCTACTCTTAAGACCAATGCCGCCTCCAAACAGGTTCCTGCTAAAGCTATcggaggaggaggtgggctgTTTGATGATGAGGAAGACGACGATGATTTCTTCAGTggtaaaaacctgaaaaaatctGACTCTG AAAAATCCAAACCCAAGAAAGCTGTTGATCTTTTCGATGATGACAATGATGATGGTGACATTTTTAGTGGCAAGTTCAGTGCAGCACCTCCAGCTCAGAGCACAAAGGAGGCAGTAgcagagaaggaaaaacaacctgagaaaaag ATGCCTGCAGGGGCCATCTCCATGTTTGGTCCTGGGACTAAAAGCTTGCTCAGTGAGGGCCTAAAGAAGCGTCAGCCATCTACCAGCGAggagtctgagaaatcagaggAG AATGGTCTGGCTCCAGATGTTGGGAATGCTGCCATCAAGCAGCCTCAGAAACCCCAGGCCAGAAGCCTGttttctgatgatgatgaagatacACAA GTATTTTCAACCAACATTAAGAGTCAGTCTAAGCCTGAAGCTAAAGGCCAGGGCAAACCCGCCAAGGCTCCTCTGTCTTTATTTGAcgatgaggaagaagag GATCTATTTGCATCTGCAGTTAAATCTAAACCAAAACCACCTCAAGCTAAAGCCTCCACACCACAGCCCAGTAAGCCCGTATCCAGCTCCCTGTTCAGTGATGATGAG GACCAGTGGATAAGTTCAAAAAGTAGTGCAACAAAGCCagagacaaagacaggaggTATGAAATCCAGTGTGAGCGCCCCATCCAGTCTCCCCAGTGCCAAACCAGCTCCAAAGAGCAGCCTCtttgacgatgatgatgatttatttGCTCCAACAAAAGAGCCGAG TACGAAGAAACCCCAGAGGGTTGCTCTCTTGTTtgaggacgagggagatgatgatgaaggtaAAGGCTCCCTGTTTGGCATCAAACCTGCTGTTAACAGAAATGCTGCAGCTCCGGCAAAA acaccTGATGTGACCACTCAGTCTACGACAGCAGCAAAGGACAGCCCATCAGAGCAGGAGAAACCTGCAACAAAGACACCTGAGCCAGTCCCATCATCGTCGTCgtcgtcgtcatcatcatcatcgccaGAGAGCAGTGAAAGTAAAAAGAAGCCTGCTGGTGCAGTCAGCCTTTTTGGAGGCATTAACGTTCTCCCCAACAAGCCAACAAAGAGCCCATTGGATGAAGACGATCAAGATGACATCTTCCTCTCTAAAGACAGTCCGCCACCAGATATCAAGACggaggaaaagaaggaagaaaaagtgaaaacgAAGACTGTTAGTCtgtttgatgatgatgagcagGAAGATGAACCAGATTGGAGTGATCCAATATTCACGCCTAGTAAACCCATAACAAGAAACACTACAAAG ccTACAGATGAACGACCGCACACAAAGAGCACCGGCGTGTTCCAGGACGAAGAGCTGCTGTTCAGCCACACACAGCAGAAGGACAACGACCCAGATGTTGACCTATTTGCCACTTCCACGAAAACTACA AGTTCTAAGCTCAGCTCAGTGaagccagcagcacaaagtctgtttgcagatgatgatgaagatgacctCTTCAGCTCCACCAAGCCAAAAGCTCCGCCTCCA AAAGTAGCAGAGAAGCCCAGCAAGCCTATTGACAAAGCACCACTAGCAAGTCCAGACCCTGTAACAGAGACGGAG gcCAGTCTAATGATCAACCCTGCTGCATTGCTCCCTGGCGCAATACCCAGTATTCCAGGAGATGCAAGTTTATTCCCTGGCATGGCACCCAGTTCTTCCTCTGGAGTGTCCAGCTCAAGCCTGAGCCCAAGCCCTGCCAcaactccagcagcagcagctggaacaggcaGAGAGGGAGTGAGCTTTGAGACCCCAGTCCAAGTCACAACATTGCAGAGCGCACACAAG AGTCGTGCCAAAGGTTCTGCACTTCGGAGACCCCAGTCCAGAGCAGCAAGGCAGCAAGCAGCCCAAAGATCAATGGAGGATAAAGAAGAGACCCTAAGTGGAGATGGTTTTGGGCCAAACCCCATTCTGTCTGGTTTATCCTCACCTACATTAGACAAGTCCAACCATTCGCTCGTCAATCCAACACTAACAAGCTTAGCTGCACCTACAGCACTACCCTCCTCCTCAACTTCTCAACCTTTACCCTCTCAGAGCTCCCCTAGACCATCTGAACTGAAACTGCCAGTATCCTCCAAGGCTGAAAAGGCCTCTGAAAAGGACAGCAGCAGTaacaagctgctgctgtctccCAATGAGGATGACCTTTTTGGCTCTGACAGTCTGTTTGGGGGATCCTCAATCACTAACGCACCCTCCACCAGACAACCTACCAAGACGGCACACCCTCAGGCCAGTAGCGGGATGGGATTGAAGAAAGACAAAGATAAAAGCACACTCCCGTCCATTTTTGATGACAACACCGATGACCTTTTTCAAAAGGTTAAGCCAAGGTCAACCACTAAAAAAGCCAAGGTGGCATCCTTTTTgggagaagatgatgatgatgatgatgatgatgacatctTCGGACTGAGTAACAGTTCCACTCCCTCGTCTACAAGTAGTAAAGAAATCAAGAATAACAGTAGTTTTTCAAAGCAGGACATCTTTCAG GACGAAGTAGCCGCTGTGCCTAAAATTAACAAGAAGCACAAAGAGAAGGCCATTGATGCCAGCTTGTTCGACGATAATATAGACATTTTTGCTGACCTGAcagacactttaaaaacaaaacagaagtccAAGGCAAAGGGAGAGACCAAGTCGATATTTGATGATGACATGG atGACATTTTCTCAACAAGCACAATTAAGCCAGTGGCAAAGGCTCCCCCTAaatcaaagaaaacaacacCATCCCCGGAGAACAGCAGTACAGCAACGGATTCAAGCAACATTTTTGATGATCCACTTAATGCTCTGGGTGGGAATTGA
- the washc2c gene encoding WASH complex subunit 2 isoform X1 produces MSGLPEGMANGPSRSEHLEKDAQIWERPWTIEEMRQSSDNWSLAADSGLFLFLQDFSQRMLSKTHEIEKQLDSLIRDTKTTDSCLHSVFNDFLMLSNTQFIENRVYDEEVEETGPKTDASEKQPEQEKTREQKEAELIPKMQEAVNYGLKVLESAFEQLDIKAGNSDSEDEEVSDRAEAILEPKDLYVDRPLPYLIGSQAFMEHEDVGLGDLSSDEMSVDSDRDSVIESEDGKEEVHSDDDFNQEEEVHNNIKKKSSMVSYEEDEEEDEDSDIFGESDKEDDEDTQNTGPSSFADELAARIKGEPFNKPEGDRASLASKKNSKGRKKPKPAKPQAAEEDSDDMFKPPKMDDYDDDDDDDEFSPFGGKSGLFSGGKGLFDDDDEGDLFSEAPKPAVPQEKKAVSESAKSTEQNTESTKYIKKIPAGAVSIFPENSLFGSRNESESEESKQNGTPTLKTNAASKQVPAKAIGGGGGLFDDEEDDDDFFSGKNLKKSDSEKSKPKKAVDLFDDDNDDGDIFSGKFSAAPPAQSTKEAVAEKEKQPEKKMPAGAISMFGPGTKSLLSEGLKKRQPSTSEESEKSEENGLAPDVGNAAIKQPQKPQARSLFSDDDEDTQVFSTNIKSQSKPEAKGQGKPAKAPLSLFDDEEEEDLFASAVKSKPKPPQAKASTPQPSKPVSSSLFSDDEDQWISSKSSATKPETKTGGMKSSVSAPSSLPSAKPAPKSSLFDDDDDLFAPTKEPSTKKPQRVALLFEDEGDDDEGKGSLFGIKPAVNRNAAAPAKTPDVTTQSTTAAKDSPSEQEKPATKTPEPVPSSSSSSSSSSSPESSESKKKPAGAVSLFGGINVLPNKPTKSPLDEDDQDDIFLSKDSPPPDIKTEEKKEEKVKTKTVSLFDDDEQEDEPDWSDPIFTPSKPITRNTTKPTDERPHTKSTGVFQDEELLFSHTQQKDNDPDVDLFATSTKTTSSKLSSVKPAAQSLFADDDEDDLFSSTKPKAPPPKVAEKPSKPIDKAPLASPDPVTETEKPAPSPVKPKDSSSKIGKLQASLMINPAALLPGAIPSIPGDASLFPGMAPSSSSGVSSSSLSPSPATTPAAAAGTGREGVSFETPVQVTTLQSAHKSRAKGSALRRPQSRAARQQAAQRSMEDKEETLSGDGFGPNPILSGLSSPTLDKSNHSLVNPTLTSLAAPTALPSSSTSQPLPSQSSPRPSELKLPVSSKAEKASEKDSSSNKLLLSPNEDDLFGSDSLFGGSSITNAPSTRQPTKTAHPQASSGMGLKKDKDKSTLPSIFDDNTDDLFQKVKPRSTTKKAKVASFLGEDDDDDDDDDIFGLSNSSTPSSTSSKEIKNNSSFSKQDIFQDEVAAVPKINKKHKEKAIDASLFDDNIDIFADLTDTLKTKQKSKAKGETKSIFDDDMDDIFSTSTIKPVAKAPPKSKKTTPSPENSSTATDSSNIFDDPLNALGGN; encoded by the exons ATGAGTGGGTTGCCAGAGGGAATGGCAAATGGCCCGAGCAGGAGTGAACACTTAGAGAAAGATGCTCAGATTTGGGAGAGACCCTGGACTATTGAAGAGATGCGTCAAAGCAGCGACAACTGGTCCTTGGCAGCTGACTCAGGG ctcttcctcttccttcaaGACTTCTCACAGAGAATGCTGTCAAAGACACATGAGATTGAAAAGCAACTGGACAGTCTGATTCGTGACACCAAGACCACAGACAGCTGCTTGCACTCTGTCTTTAATGACTTTCTGATGCTATCCAATACACAGTTTATAGAAAAT AGAGTGTATGATGAAGAAGTAGAAGAGACTGGTCCCAAGACTGATGCTTCAGAAAAGCAGCCTGAGCAG GAGAAAACCCGAGAGCAGAAAGAAGCAGAGTTGATACCTAAGATGCAGGAAGCTGTGAATTATGGTCTTAAAGTGCTGGAGTCAGCCTTTGAGCAATTGGATATTAAAGCAGGAAACTCTGACTCGGAAGATGAGGAGGTATCAGACAGAGCGGAGGCCATCCTAGAACCCAAG GATCTTTATGTAGACAGGCCACTTCCGTATCTGATTGGTTCCCAGGCCTTCATGGAACATGAAGATGTTGGACTTGGTGACCTGTCAAGTGATG AAATGTCAGTTGACAGTGACAGGGACAGTGTGATTGAGAGTGAAGATGGCAAAGAAGAAGTT CATTCAGATGATGATTTTAATCAGGAGGAGGAAGTTCACAATAACATTAAGAAG AAATCCTCCATGGTGAGTTATGAGGAAGacgaagaggaagatgaagattCCGATATATTTGGAGAGTCAGACAAGGAGGATGACGAAGACACACAA AATACGGGCCCGTCATCGTTTGCTGATGAGCTAGCTGCCCGAATCAAAGGTGAACCGTTTAACAAACCCGAAGGAGATCGTGCGT CATTGGCATCTAAGAAGAACAGTAAAGGCAGAAAAAAGCCAAAGCCTGCAAAGCCACAGG CTGCTGAGGAAGACAGTGATGACATGTTTAAGCCGCCGAAGATGGATGACTACGATGAcgacgacgatgatgatgagTTCTCACCTTTCGGAGGGAAAAGTGGCCTCTTCAGTGGAGGAAAAGGCTtgtttgatgatgatgacgag GGGGATCTTTTCTCTGAGGCACCAAAACCTGCTGTGCCTCAAGAGAAAAAAGCAGTGAGCGAAAGCGCGAAAAGCACAGAACAAAATACAG AATCTACCAAATATATAAAGAAGATTCCAGCAGGGGCTGTGTCAATATTCCCAG AAAACAGCCTGTTTGGTTCAAGGAATGAATCTGAGTCAGAGGAGAGCAAACAGAACGGGACTCCTACTCTTAAGACCAATGCCGCCTCCAAACAGGTTCCTGCTAAAGCTATcggaggaggaggtgggctgTTTGATGATGAGGAAGACGACGATGATTTCTTCAGTggtaaaaacctgaaaaaatctGACTCTG AAAAATCCAAACCCAAGAAAGCTGTTGATCTTTTCGATGATGACAATGATGATGGTGACATTTTTAGTGGCAAGTTCAGTGCAGCACCTCCAGCTCAGAGCACAAAGGAGGCAGTAgcagagaaggaaaaacaacctgagaaaaag ATGCCTGCAGGGGCCATCTCCATGTTTGGTCCTGGGACTAAAAGCTTGCTCAGTGAGGGCCTAAAGAAGCGTCAGCCATCTACCAGCGAggagtctgagaaatcagaggAG AATGGTCTGGCTCCAGATGTTGGGAATGCTGCCATCAAGCAGCCTCAGAAACCCCAGGCCAGAAGCCTGttttctgatgatgatgaagatacACAA GTATTTTCAACCAACATTAAGAGTCAGTCTAAGCCTGAAGCTAAAGGCCAGGGCAAACCCGCCAAGGCTCCTCTGTCTTTATTTGAcgatgaggaagaagag GATCTATTTGCATCTGCAGTTAAATCTAAACCAAAACCACCTCAAGCTAAAGCCTCCACACCACAGCCCAGTAAGCCCGTATCCAGCTCCCTGTTCAGTGATGATGAG GACCAGTGGATAAGTTCAAAAAGTAGTGCAACAAAGCCagagacaaagacaggaggTATGAAATCCAGTGTGAGCGCCCCATCCAGTCTCCCCAGTGCCAAACCAGCTCCAAAGAGCAGCCTCtttgacgatgatgatgatttatttGCTCCAACAAAAGAGCCGAG TACGAAGAAACCCCAGAGGGTTGCTCTCTTGTTtgaggacgagggagatgatgatgaaggtaAAGGCTCCCTGTTTGGCATCAAACCTGCTGTTAACAGAAATGCTGCAGCTCCGGCAAAA acaccTGATGTGACCACTCAGTCTACGACAGCAGCAAAGGACAGCCCATCAGAGCAGGAGAAACCTGCAACAAAGACACCTGAGCCAGTCCCATCATCGTCGTCgtcgtcgtcatcatcatcatcgccaGAGAGCAGTGAAAGTAAAAAGAAGCCTGCTGGTGCAGTCAGCCTTTTTGGAGGCATTAACGTTCTCCCCAACAAGCCAACAAAGAGCCCATTGGATGAAGACGATCAAGATGACATCTTCCTCTCTAAAGACAGTCCGCCACCAGATATCAAGACggaggaaaagaaggaagaaaaagtgaaaacgAAGACTGTTAGTCtgtttgatgatgatgagcagGAAGATGAACCAGATTGGAGTGATCCAATATTCACGCCTAGTAAACCCATAACAAGAAACACTACAAAG ccTACAGATGAACGACCGCACACAAAGAGCACCGGCGTGTTCCAGGACGAAGAGCTGCTGTTCAGCCACACACAGCAGAAGGACAACGACCCAGATGTTGACCTATTTGCCACTTCCACGAAAACTACA AGTTCTAAGCTCAGCTCAGTGaagccagcagcacaaagtctgtttgcagatgatgatgaagatgacctCTTCAGCTCCACCAAGCCAAAAGCTCCGCCTCCA AAAGTAGCAGAGAAGCCCAGCAAGCCTATTGACAAAGCACCACTAGCAAGTCCAGACCCTGTAACAGAGACGGAG AAACCTGCACCGAGCCCTGTAAAACCGAAAGATTCCTCATCGAAGATCGGAAAGCTTCaa gcCAGTCTAATGATCAACCCTGCTGCATTGCTCCCTGGCGCAATACCCAGTATTCCAGGAGATGCAAGTTTATTCCCTGGCATGGCACCCAGTTCTTCCTCTGGAGTGTCCAGCTCAAGCCTGAGCCCAAGCCCTGCCAcaactccagcagcagcagctggaacaggcaGAGAGGGAGTGAGCTTTGAGACCCCAGTCCAAGTCACAACATTGCAGAGCGCACACAAG AGTCGTGCCAAAGGTTCTGCACTTCGGAGACCCCAGTCCAGAGCAGCAAGGCAGCAAGCAGCCCAAAGATCAATGGAGGATAAAGAAGAGACCCTAAGTGGAGATGGTTTTGGGCCAAACCCCATTCTGTCTGGTTTATCCTCACCTACATTAGACAAGTCCAACCATTCGCTCGTCAATCCAACACTAACAAGCTTAGCTGCACCTACAGCACTACCCTCCTCCTCAACTTCTCAACCTTTACCCTCTCAGAGCTCCCCTAGACCATCTGAACTGAAACTGCCAGTATCCTCCAAGGCTGAAAAGGCCTCTGAAAAGGACAGCAGCAGTaacaagctgctgctgtctccCAATGAGGATGACCTTTTTGGCTCTGACAGTCTGTTTGGGGGATCCTCAATCACTAACGCACCCTCCACCAGACAACCTACCAAGACGGCACACCCTCAGGCCAGTAGCGGGATGGGATTGAAGAAAGACAAAGATAAAAGCACACTCCCGTCCATTTTTGATGACAACACCGATGACCTTTTTCAAAAGGTTAAGCCAAGGTCAACCACTAAAAAAGCCAAGGTGGCATCCTTTTTgggagaagatgatgatgatgatgatgatgatgacatctTCGGACTGAGTAACAGTTCCACTCCCTCGTCTACAAGTAGTAAAGAAATCAAGAATAACAGTAGTTTTTCAAAGCAGGACATCTTTCAG GACGAAGTAGCCGCTGTGCCTAAAATTAACAAGAAGCACAAAGAGAAGGCCATTGATGCCAGCTTGTTCGACGATAATATAGACATTTTTGCTGACCTGAcagacactttaaaaacaaaacagaagtccAAGGCAAAGGGAGAGACCAAGTCGATATTTGATGATGACATGG atGACATTTTCTCAACAAGCACAATTAAGCCAGTGGCAAAGGCTCCCCCTAaatcaaagaaaacaacacCATCCCCGGAGAACAGCAGTACAGCAACGGATTCAAGCAACATTTTTGATGATCCACTTAATGCTCTGGGTGGGAATTGA